The nucleotide window GGTCCGCCTGGAAACGGTCTGAGCCCCCCTGTCGAGTAAGCCGTGGGTCGCGCGGAGCGCGAGCAACCATTCGGCAGCCGACGGAGCCAAGGCTCGCGAAGAGCGTCCTCGCTGGTAGGCTTTGAGCCTAAGCCCATAGTGGCTTCAGCGCGCATCTCTCCCTGAGAGGTGGGCGCTATTTTGATACGCTCAAAATAGCGGTGTTTCACTGGCCCTCGCCTCGAAAGATGAAGGCGTGTTTACCAAAGGAATGACGGCAGGGAGCCGCCGATTGCTGATTGCAATGGGTTTTCTTGTTTGCCGATTGCGGATAGGGTCCGTTTTTTGAGTCGTTCAATATTCCAGCCTTACGAGAGTGCCGATGCAGATATGGGTTGATGCCGACGCCTGTCCCAATGTCATCAAGGATGTTTTGTTCAAGACCGTGCTTCGGCGCGAGATCGACATGACGCTGGTGGCCAACTTTCCTCTTTCCGTTCCCCTTTCGCCGCTGATCAAGACTCTCCATGTGGCGTCCGGCTTCAACGAGGCGGACAATGAAATCGTCCGGCTGGTCGAGCCGGGAGACCTCGTGATCACGGCGGACATCCCCTTGGCCGATGCGATCGTGGACAAGGGAGCCACGGGCCTCAATCCACGTGGCGAGCTGTATACGGAAGAAAACGTGAAAGGGTTGCTGCGAATGCGCAATCTGATGGAGGAACTGCGAAGCGCCAACATGGTCTCCGGCGGTCCGACGCCCATCGGCCCAAAGGATAAGCAGGAATTCACCAATCAGCTGGATCGTTTTTTAACGCGGAGTCTGCGCAGGAGCTGATGTTGAGGTGAGCCGGAATTGGGGGAGGTGTCCCTCTGATTTTGAGCGAAGTGCCTTTCAGATACTGGCAACAACAAAAAAGGGTTTACGGAGTATTTCCGTAAACCCTTGATTTTTCTGGTCGGGATGAGAGGATTTGAACCTCCGATCTCTGCGTCCCGAACGCAGCGCTCTACCAGACTGAGCCACATCCCGATGTCGTGAGAGGGGTGTTTAGCTCAGGGGGGATGAAAAGGCAAGGTAAAAATGTGGGGATCGTCAAGGTTGTGGACAAAGGGGGGAAAGGTGCCTAAAGTCGGAAATTGCATGATAAAATAATTACAATGTATGGCCGGAGGCGGTACGGTCAAACGTGTTTTGGCCCTTGTCGGGCGTGTGTGGTTTTCTGCATAATGATCCGGCAGAGGGAAGCAAGGAGTTCTAAGTGATTACAGTTTTGGTTGTGGATGATTCCGCATTCATGCGGAAAGCCATCTGCACGATGCTCGAGAAGGACCCGGGCATCAAGGTGGTCGGTGCCGCACGCGATGGCAAGGAAGGCCTGGAAATGGTGCGCTCCTTCGATCCCGACGTTGTCACCCTGGATATCGAGATGCCCAGGATGGACGGTCTTACCGCACTCAGGCACATCATGATGGAATCCCCGAGACCCGTCCTCATGGTCAGCTCCCTGACCACCGAAGGCGCCGAGTCCACCCTGAAGGCCATGGAGCTCGGGGCCGTGGATTTCATCCCCAAGCAGCTTTCCAAGGTTTCTCTGGATATCATCAAGATCGAACGGGACCTGATCGAGAAGGTCAAGGCCGTGGCCGCCCGCAAGATGCGGCATACGGCTCCCGCTGCCAGGCCCGTCCGGCAGAAGGTCGCGGCACCTGTGGACCGCCGGTCCGGCAAGCCGGTTCGCGACGTGGTCGCCATCGGTGTCTCCACCGGCGGGCCCCCTGTCGTGCAGAAGATTCTGTCATCTCTCCCGGCCGATTTCCCGGCGGGCATCGTCATTGCCCAGCACATGCCGGCGGCCTTTACCGGTCCCTTTGCCGAGCGTCTTGACGGCGTCAGCCGGCTCTCGGTCAAGGAAGCCGAAACCGGCGACGTCCTCAGGCCGGGGTGCGTCTTCGTGGCTCCGGGCGGCAGGCATGTGGTTCTGGACCAGAAGGTGAGCCGGATCGAACTGAAGGTCACCGACGAGCCGTCGGGCGAGTTGTACAAGCCTTCGGCCAACGTGCTCATCTCTTCGGTCGCCAAAGCCGTCGGGCGGCGCGGTCTCGGCGTCATCCTTACCGGCATGGGCAACGATGGATGCGAAGGCGTCAGGGCTCTCAAGGAAAAGGGCGGCAGGGCGCTGGCCCAAAGTGATTCCACCTGCGTGGTCTATGGCATGCCCAAGGCCATCGTAGACGAGAAGTTGGCGGATGAA belongs to Pseudodesulfovibrio portus and includes:
- a CDS encoding protein-glutamate methylesterase/protein-glutamine glutaminase: MITVLVVDDSAFMRKAICTMLEKDPGIKVVGAARDGKEGLEMVRSFDPDVVTLDIEMPRMDGLTALRHIMMESPRPVLMVSSLTTEGAESTLKAMELGAVDFIPKQLSKVSLDIIKIERDLIEKVKAVAARKMRHTAPAARPVRQKVAAPVDRRSGKPVRDVVAIGVSTGGPPVVQKILSSLPADFPAGIVIAQHMPAAFTGPFAERLDGVSRLSVKEAETGDVLRPGCVFVAPGGRHVVLDQKVSRIELKVTDEPSGELYKPSANVLISSVAKAVGRRGLGVILTGMGNDGCEGVRALKEKGGRALAQSDSTCVVYGMPKAIVDEKLADEIIDLDDMADSIVSNLYQ
- a CDS encoding YaiI/YqxD family protein; the protein is MQIWVDADACPNVIKDVLFKTVLRREIDMTLVANFPLSVPLSPLIKTLHVASGFNEADNEIVRLVEPGDLVITADIPLADAIVDKGATGLNPRGELYTEENVKGLLRMRNLMEELRSANMVSGGPTPIGPKDKQEFTNQLDRFLTRSLRRS